The genomic interval GGTTCTGTACGAGTGGCTATAAAGCAGAAGTTGCGGGATAGTATAAAAAATGGGCAATTACAGAGCAGAAAAGCAAGGATCAGGCAGCAGTATGGTTGTCAGGTTGATAGTCTGTAGGGATAAAATAGCAATTTGCCGGGAGTAGTCGGCTCCCGACAAATGCAATATCGGCTTATTCGCCACCATACACGTCGAAATCAAAGTATTTGTCATTGATTTCTTTGTATTTTCCATTCTTGCGGATTGCCGCAATGGCTGCTGTGAATTTGTCGGCCAGGTCTGTGTTGCCTTTTTTAACCGCAATACCGGCACCTTCACCATTGATCTTCGGATCCGGCGTCAACTGCATAAGCATCTTGCAGCAGTCGCCATCTTCGGATTTAACCCAGTCGGAAAGCACGACACTGTCATCGATCACAGCATCGACGCGACCTGTTTGCAGTTCCATTTTATACTCATCCGGGGTGGGATAGAGTTTCAGATCGACATCCGGGATCTTCTGCTCGGCATAATCCGCATGAGTAGTGGACACCTGCGCGCCAATGGTGAGCCCTTCCAGTTCACTCACATCCTTGCCTGCAAGATCGCTGTCTTTCAAAACGGCGATGCCCGGAGGGGTGTTGTAGTATTTTTTGGAAAAGTCGACCTTCTTCAGACGGTCCGGCGTGATGGACATGGAAGCGATAACCGCGTCGATTTTGCCTGAGATGAGAGCGGGAATCATGCCGTCCCAATCCTGAATGACAAATTCGCAATCAGCCTTCATTTCGGCACAAAGGGCGTTGGAGATATCAACGTCAAAACCAGACAATTCGCCAGCAGCAGAAAGCTGGTTAAACGGAGGGTAGGCGCCATCAATGCCGATGCGGATCTTTTCAGCGGCTGAAGATGCGCTACAGGCGATCATGGCTGCTGCGGCGACAAGTGCAAATTTTGCAGTGAGTTTCATGTTTGTTGTCCCATTTCGGAGTCCAAAAAATTGACGAGACGGTCGAACGGCTGGGCCTGAAGGACTTTAAAGCTCCCCACCCTAATTCTAAGGCCATGGAATGCCAGTCTCGCTTGGACGTAGTCTTCGACCAATCAAGCTGCTTGAACAATCAAATAATTTCAGTTTCGAAGATATCCGGAAAGGAATTTCGATGAAATGCTGATTGGTTGACGGTTCTGTCGTCGGATTGCCGGTTTTGGCGCAAAATGTCGCTTTGGCGACAAAGCTAAAGCTTCATCATGTTGATAATGAAATCTGCAATTCCCTCGACATCATCTAATGAGAACAAAGGCAAGCCCTCTGGCGCGCCAAGAGTCTGGGGCGTGTCGCTCGCAACAGCGGTGATGAAATGATCTTCCGGCGCAATCGGGTCGGTCTTCATCGACTCGGCGCGCCTTACTTCGATTTTGGGAAAAGGCTCTGTTTTATAGCCCTCAACCAACACGAGATCACAAGGTTCAAGGCGGGCCAGAACGTCGCTCAAGAGAGGCTCCTGTTCATCCTTGCATTCATGCATGATTGCCCAGCGGGTGCCCGCTGCGACGAGAGCGACTTCGCCCGACCCAGCTTCCCGATGACGGAAACTGTCCGTGCCTTCCTTGTCGATGTCACATTTGTGATGGGCATGTTTGACTGACGAAATCTTGAACCCTCGTTCAGTCAGGGTCTTGATGAGAGCGATAACGAGCGTGGTTTTGCCTGAATTTTTCCAGCCGGTAACGCCGAAAATCTTGTGACCGTGAGTATCCATCTGGGCAGTGTCCTTGAAAAGAATGTCCGAAGCGACCTGAAATGAAGAGGAAAGCGCGTCTATGCGCTCCTTATTGTCTCTGCATGTTTCAAATCGTCTGGATGATTGATGTTGAAGAATGGGTCTATCATGCGGGAGCCGATTGGCAGCGGGGCAAAATCACA from uncultured Cohaesibacter sp. carries:
- a CDS encoding transporter substrate-binding domain-containing protein, giving the protein MKLTAKFALVAAAAMIACSASSAAEKIRIGIDGAYPPFNQLSAAGELSGFDVDISNALCAEMKADCEFVIQDWDGMIPALISGKIDAVIASMSITPDRLKKVDFSKKYYNTPPGIAVLKDSDLAGKDVSELEGLTIGAQVSTTHADYAEQKIPDVDLKLYPTPDEYKMELQTGRVDAVIDDSVVLSDWVKSEDGDCCKMLMQLTPDPKINGEGAGIAVKKGNTDLADKFTAAIAAIRKNGKYKEINDKYFDFDVYGGE
- the mobB gene encoding molybdopterin-guanine dinucleotide biosynthesis protein B, whose protein sequence is MDTHGHKIFGVTGWKNSGKTTLVIALIKTLTERGFKISSVKHAHHKCDIDKEGTDSFRHREAGSGEVALVAAGTRWAIMHECKDEQEPLLSDVLARLEPCDLVLVEGYKTEPFPKIEVRRAESMKTDPIAPEDHFITAVASDTPQTLGAPEGLPLFSLDDVEGIADFIINMMKL